Proteins encoded in a region of the Phalacrocorax carbo chromosome 15, bPhaCar2.1, whole genome shotgun sequence genome:
- the GIT2 gene encoding ARF GTPase-activating protein GIT2 isoform X1, with translation MSKRLRSSEVCADCSAQDPCWASINRGILICDECCSVHRSLGRHISQVRHLKHTPWPPTLLQMVETLYNNGANSIWEHSLLDPASVMSGRRKASPQDKVHPNKAEFIRAKYQMLAFVHRLPCREDDSVTAKDLSKQLHSSVRTGNLETCLRLLSLGAQANFFHPEKGNTPLHVAAKAGQTLQAELLAVYGADPGTQDSNGKTPVDYARQGGHHELAERLVEIQYELTDRLAFYLCGRKPEHKNGQHFVIPQMADSSLDLSELAKAAKKKLQSLSNHLFEELAMDVYDEVDRRETDAVWLATQNHSTLVTETTVVPFLPVNPEYSSTRNQGRQKLARFNAHEFTTLVIDILSDAKRRQQGNPLTGSKENVELILKSISNQHSSESQDNDQPDYDSVASDEDTDLETNAAKSNRQKSLDSDLSDGPVTAQEYMQVKNALVASEVKIQQLMKVNINLSDELRIMQKKLQTLQSENTNLRRQATTNIYQVQTGSEYTDPTNNSSLKRRPSARGSRPMSMYETGSGQKPYLPMGEVTYPEESITRLQPFPPHIGRSAFVTSSSSLPSFPSTLSWSRDESTRRASKLEKQSSVSESDYDNPTTPLELEETGSGRKGRQRSVIWQGEGSIPEDIDTAPSSSLPSTEDVIRKTEQITKNIQELLRAAQENKHDSYIPCSERIHVAVTEMAALFPKKPKSELVRTSLRLLTSSAYRLQSECKKTLPVETCPTTDIQLVTQQVIQCAYDIAKAAKQLVTITTKENNN, from the exons ATGTCGAAGCGTCTGAGGAGCAGCGAGGTCTGCGCCGACTGCAGCGCCCAGG ATCCTTGTTGGGCATCTATAAACAGGGGGATTCTGATCTGTGATGAGTGCTGTAGTGTTCATCGAAGTTTGGGGCGTCATATCTCTCAAGTGAGACATCTCAAGCATACGCCATGGCCTCCAACACTGCTGCAG ATGGTTGAAACACTGTATAATAATGGTGCTAACTCCATATGGGAACATTCATTGCTGGACCCTGCCTCTGTTATGAGCGGAAGGCGCAAAGCTAGCCCGCAGGATAAAGTGCA TCCCAATAAAGCAGAATTCATTAGAGCTAAATATCAAATGTTAGCATTTGTTCATCGCTTGCCATGCCGTGAAGATGACAGTGTTACTGCCAAAGATCTTAGTAAG CAACTCCACTCCAGTGTAAGGACAGGGAACCTGGAGACATGTTTGCGATTACTCTCCTTAGGAGCCCAAGCCAACTTCTTTCATCCT GAGAAAGGAAACACCCCGCTCCATGTTGCTGCTAAGGCAGGACAGACATTACAAGCAGAATTATTAGCTGTTTATGGTGCTGATCCTGGCACGCAAGATTCCAATGGAAAAACTCCAGTTGACTATGCAAG ACAAGGTGGGCATCATGAACTCGCAGAGCGCCTGGTGGAAATTCAGTATGAGCTCACAGACAGGTTAGCTTTCTATCTCTGTGGCAGGAAACCAG AGCATAAAAATGGACAGCACTTTGTTATACCTCAGATGGCAGACAG CAGTCTAGATTTATCAGAACTTGCAAAAGCAGCTAAGAAGAAGCTTCAGTCT CTAAGCAACCACTTATTTGAAGAGCTTGCCATGGATGTGTATGATGAAGTTGACAGGAGGGAAACAGATGCAG TTTGGCTTGCTACTCAGAATCATAGTACCCTTGTGACAGAGACCACAGTGGTCCCCTTTCTTCCCGTAAATCCTGAATATTCCTCAACCAGGAATCAG GGAAGACAGAAACTGGCTCGATTTAATGCCCATGAATTTACTACACTAGTTATAGATATTTTAAGTGATGCCAAACGAAGACAACAAGGGAATCCTCTCACTGGCTCAAAAG AAAATGTGGAACTGATACTCAAATCAATCAGCAATCAACATAGTAGTGAAAGTCAGGATAATGACCAGCCTGACTATGACAGCGTTGCTTCAGATGAAGATACAGATTTGGAAACAAATGCAGCTAAATCAAACAGACAGAAG AGCCTGGATTCAGACTTGTCAGATGGACCAGTGACAGCCCAAGAATATATGCAAGTTAAAAATGCACTGGTGGCTTCTGAGGTAAAGATTCAACAGTTAATGAAAGTGAACATCAACTTGAGTGATGAGCTGAGAATCATGCAGAAAAAG cttcaAACGCTACAGAGTGAAAATACCAACCTCAGAAGACAGGCCACAACCAATATATATCAGGTCCAAACTGGTTCTGAATACACAGACCCTACCAACAATTCTTCTTTAAAGCGGCGACCATCTGCACGGGGTAGCAGACCCATGTCTATGTATGAGACTGGATCAGGTCAGAAACCCTACCTCCCCATGGGAGAGGTCACATACCCAGAAGAAAGCATAACAAGACTGCAGCCTTTCCCTCCACAT ATCGGGAGGAGTGCGTTTGTGACCTCCTCTTCATCTCtaccttccttcccctccacgCTTTCCTGGTCAAGGGATGAAAGCACACGAAGG GCCTCAAAGCTGGAGAAGCAGAGCAGCGTGTCTGAGAGTGACTACGATAACCCTACCACCCCTCTGGAGCTGGAGGAGACGGG GTCAGGCAGGAAGGGCCGGCAGAGGAGTGTCATTTGGCAGGGGGAAGGCTCCATCCCTGAAGACATCGACACAGCCCCCAGCTCCAGTTTGCCCAGTACGGAAGACGTGATTCGGAAAACTGAGCAGATCACTAAGAATATTCAGGAGTTGCTGCGAGCAGCACAAGAGAACAAGCATGATAG CTATATACCATGCTCCGAGAGAATACATGTGGCAGTAACGGAAATGGCAGCCTTGTTCCCAAAA aaaCCCAAATCTGAACTGGTAAGGACTTCTTTGCGTCTGCTGACATCTAGTGCCTACAGACTCCAATCCGagtgcaaaaaaacccttcccgTGGAGACGTGCCCTACGACAGACATCCAGCTGGTCACACAGCAAGTTATCCAGTGCGCCTACGACATCGCCAAGGCTGCTAAACAGCTGGTTACCATCACAACCAAAGAGAACAACAACTGA
- the GIT2 gene encoding ARF GTPase-activating protein GIT2 isoform X3, with protein MSKRLRSSEVCADCSAQDPCWASINRGILICDECCSVHRSLGRHISQVRHLKHTPWPPTLLQMVETLYNNGANSIWEHSLLDPASVMSGRRKASPQDKVHPNKAEFIRAKYQMLAFVHRLPCREDDSVTAKDLSKQLHSSVRTGNLETCLRLLSLGAQANFFHPEKGNTPLHVAAKAGQTLQAELLAVYGADPGTQDSNGKTPVDYARQGGHHELAERLVEIQYELTDRLAFYLCGRKPEHKNGQHFVIPQMADSSLDLSELAKAAKKKLQSLSNHLFEELAMDVYDEVDRRETDAVWLATQNHSTLVTETTVVPFLPVNPEYSSTRNQGRQKLARFNAHEFTTLVIDILSDAKRRQQGNPLTGSKENVELILKSISNQHSSESQDNDQPDYDSVASDEDTDLETNAAKSNRQKSLDSDLSDGPVTAQEYMQVKNALVASEVKIQQLMKVNINLSDELRIMQKKLQTLQSENTNLRRQATTNIYQVQTGSEYTDPTNNSSLKRRPSARGSRPMSMYETGSGQKPYLPMGEVTYPEESITRLQPFPPHASKLEKQSSVSESDYDNPTTPLELEETGSGRKGRQRSVIWQGEGSIPEDIDTAPSSSLPSTEDVIRKTEQITKNIQELLRAAQENKHDSYIPCSERIHVAVTEMAALFPKKPKSELVRTSLRLLTSSAYRLQSECKKTLPVETCPTTDIQLVTQQVIQCAYDIAKAAKQLVTITTKENNN; from the exons ATGTCGAAGCGTCTGAGGAGCAGCGAGGTCTGCGCCGACTGCAGCGCCCAGG ATCCTTGTTGGGCATCTATAAACAGGGGGATTCTGATCTGTGATGAGTGCTGTAGTGTTCATCGAAGTTTGGGGCGTCATATCTCTCAAGTGAGACATCTCAAGCATACGCCATGGCCTCCAACACTGCTGCAG ATGGTTGAAACACTGTATAATAATGGTGCTAACTCCATATGGGAACATTCATTGCTGGACCCTGCCTCTGTTATGAGCGGAAGGCGCAAAGCTAGCCCGCAGGATAAAGTGCA TCCCAATAAAGCAGAATTCATTAGAGCTAAATATCAAATGTTAGCATTTGTTCATCGCTTGCCATGCCGTGAAGATGACAGTGTTACTGCCAAAGATCTTAGTAAG CAACTCCACTCCAGTGTAAGGACAGGGAACCTGGAGACATGTTTGCGATTACTCTCCTTAGGAGCCCAAGCCAACTTCTTTCATCCT GAGAAAGGAAACACCCCGCTCCATGTTGCTGCTAAGGCAGGACAGACATTACAAGCAGAATTATTAGCTGTTTATGGTGCTGATCCTGGCACGCAAGATTCCAATGGAAAAACTCCAGTTGACTATGCAAG ACAAGGTGGGCATCATGAACTCGCAGAGCGCCTGGTGGAAATTCAGTATGAGCTCACAGACAGGTTAGCTTTCTATCTCTGTGGCAGGAAACCAG AGCATAAAAATGGACAGCACTTTGTTATACCTCAGATGGCAGACAG CAGTCTAGATTTATCAGAACTTGCAAAAGCAGCTAAGAAGAAGCTTCAGTCT CTAAGCAACCACTTATTTGAAGAGCTTGCCATGGATGTGTATGATGAAGTTGACAGGAGGGAAACAGATGCAG TTTGGCTTGCTACTCAGAATCATAGTACCCTTGTGACAGAGACCACAGTGGTCCCCTTTCTTCCCGTAAATCCTGAATATTCCTCAACCAGGAATCAG GGAAGACAGAAACTGGCTCGATTTAATGCCCATGAATTTACTACACTAGTTATAGATATTTTAAGTGATGCCAAACGAAGACAACAAGGGAATCCTCTCACTGGCTCAAAAG AAAATGTGGAACTGATACTCAAATCAATCAGCAATCAACATAGTAGTGAAAGTCAGGATAATGACCAGCCTGACTATGACAGCGTTGCTTCAGATGAAGATACAGATTTGGAAACAAATGCAGCTAAATCAAACAGACAGAAG AGCCTGGATTCAGACTTGTCAGATGGACCAGTGACAGCCCAAGAATATATGCAAGTTAAAAATGCACTGGTGGCTTCTGAGGTAAAGATTCAACAGTTAATGAAAGTGAACATCAACTTGAGTGATGAGCTGAGAATCATGCAGAAAAAG cttcaAACGCTACAGAGTGAAAATACCAACCTCAGAAGACAGGCCACAACCAATATATATCAGGTCCAAACTGGTTCTGAATACACAGACCCTACCAACAATTCTTCTTTAAAGCGGCGACCATCTGCACGGGGTAGCAGACCCATGTCTATGTATGAGACTGGATCAGGTCAGAAACCCTACCTCCCCATGGGAGAGGTCACATACCCAGAAGAAAGCATAACAAGACTGCAGCCTTTCCCTCCACAT GCCTCAAAGCTGGAGAAGCAGAGCAGCGTGTCTGAGAGTGACTACGATAACCCTACCACCCCTCTGGAGCTGGAGGAGACGGG GTCAGGCAGGAAGGGCCGGCAGAGGAGTGTCATTTGGCAGGGGGAAGGCTCCATCCCTGAAGACATCGACACAGCCCCCAGCTCCAGTTTGCCCAGTACGGAAGACGTGATTCGGAAAACTGAGCAGATCACTAAGAATATTCAGGAGTTGCTGCGAGCAGCACAAGAGAACAAGCATGATAG CTATATACCATGCTCCGAGAGAATACATGTGGCAGTAACGGAAATGGCAGCCTTGTTCCCAAAA aaaCCCAAATCTGAACTGGTAAGGACTTCTTTGCGTCTGCTGACATCTAGTGCCTACAGACTCCAATCCGagtgcaaaaaaacccttcccgTGGAGACGTGCCCTACGACAGACATCCAGCTGGTCACACAGCAAGTTATCCAGTGCGCCTACGACATCGCCAAGGCTGCTAAACAGCTGGTTACCATCACAACCAAAGAGAACAACAACTGA
- the GIT2 gene encoding ARF GTPase-activating protein GIT2 isoform X5 — translation MSKRLRSSEVCADCSAQDPCWASINRGILICDECCSVHRSLGRHISQVRHLKHTPWPPTLLQMVETLYNNGANSIWEHSLLDPASVMSGRRKASPQDKVHPNKAEFIRAKYQMLAFVHRLPCREDDSVTAKDLSKQLHSSVRTGNLETCLRLLSLGAQANFFHPEKGNTPLHVAAKAGQTLQAELLAVYGADPGTQDSNGKTPVDYARQGGHHELAERLVEIQYELTDRLAFYLCGRKPEHKNGQHFVIPQMADSSLDLSELAKAAKKKLQSLSNHLFEELAMDVYDEVDRRETDAVWLATQNHSTLVTETTVVPFLPVNPEYSSTRNQGRQKLARFNAHEFTTLVIDILSDAKRRQQGNPLTGSKENVELILKSISNQHSSESQDNDQPDYDSVASDEDTDLETNAAKSNRQKSLDSDLSDGPVTAQEYMQVKNALVASEVKIQQLMKVNINLSDELRIMQKKASKLEKQSSVSESDYDNPTTPLELEETGSGRKGRQRSVIWQGEGSIPEDIDTAPSSSLPSTEDVIRKTEQITKNIQELLRAAQENKHDSYIPCSERIHVAVTEMAALFPKKPKSELVRTSLRLLTSSAYRLQSECKKTLPVETCPTTDIQLVTQQVIQCAYDIAKAAKQLVTITTKENNN, via the exons ATGTCGAAGCGTCTGAGGAGCAGCGAGGTCTGCGCCGACTGCAGCGCCCAGG ATCCTTGTTGGGCATCTATAAACAGGGGGATTCTGATCTGTGATGAGTGCTGTAGTGTTCATCGAAGTTTGGGGCGTCATATCTCTCAAGTGAGACATCTCAAGCATACGCCATGGCCTCCAACACTGCTGCAG ATGGTTGAAACACTGTATAATAATGGTGCTAACTCCATATGGGAACATTCATTGCTGGACCCTGCCTCTGTTATGAGCGGAAGGCGCAAAGCTAGCCCGCAGGATAAAGTGCA TCCCAATAAAGCAGAATTCATTAGAGCTAAATATCAAATGTTAGCATTTGTTCATCGCTTGCCATGCCGTGAAGATGACAGTGTTACTGCCAAAGATCTTAGTAAG CAACTCCACTCCAGTGTAAGGACAGGGAACCTGGAGACATGTTTGCGATTACTCTCCTTAGGAGCCCAAGCCAACTTCTTTCATCCT GAGAAAGGAAACACCCCGCTCCATGTTGCTGCTAAGGCAGGACAGACATTACAAGCAGAATTATTAGCTGTTTATGGTGCTGATCCTGGCACGCAAGATTCCAATGGAAAAACTCCAGTTGACTATGCAAG ACAAGGTGGGCATCATGAACTCGCAGAGCGCCTGGTGGAAATTCAGTATGAGCTCACAGACAGGTTAGCTTTCTATCTCTGTGGCAGGAAACCAG AGCATAAAAATGGACAGCACTTTGTTATACCTCAGATGGCAGACAG CAGTCTAGATTTATCAGAACTTGCAAAAGCAGCTAAGAAGAAGCTTCAGTCT CTAAGCAACCACTTATTTGAAGAGCTTGCCATGGATGTGTATGATGAAGTTGACAGGAGGGAAACAGATGCAG TTTGGCTTGCTACTCAGAATCATAGTACCCTTGTGACAGAGACCACAGTGGTCCCCTTTCTTCCCGTAAATCCTGAATATTCCTCAACCAGGAATCAG GGAAGACAGAAACTGGCTCGATTTAATGCCCATGAATTTACTACACTAGTTATAGATATTTTAAGTGATGCCAAACGAAGACAACAAGGGAATCCTCTCACTGGCTCAAAAG AAAATGTGGAACTGATACTCAAATCAATCAGCAATCAACATAGTAGTGAAAGTCAGGATAATGACCAGCCTGACTATGACAGCGTTGCTTCAGATGAAGATACAGATTTGGAAACAAATGCAGCTAAATCAAACAGACAGAAG AGCCTGGATTCAGACTTGTCAGATGGACCAGTGACAGCCCAAGAATATATGCAAGTTAAAAATGCACTGGTGGCTTCTGAGGTAAAGATTCAACAGTTAATGAAAGTGAACATCAACTTGAGTGATGAGCTGAGAATCATGCAGAAAAAG GCCTCAAAGCTGGAGAAGCAGAGCAGCGTGTCTGAGAGTGACTACGATAACCCTACCACCCCTCTGGAGCTGGAGGAGACGGG GTCAGGCAGGAAGGGCCGGCAGAGGAGTGTCATTTGGCAGGGGGAAGGCTCCATCCCTGAAGACATCGACACAGCCCCCAGCTCCAGTTTGCCCAGTACGGAAGACGTGATTCGGAAAACTGAGCAGATCACTAAGAATATTCAGGAGTTGCTGCGAGCAGCACAAGAGAACAAGCATGATAG CTATATACCATGCTCCGAGAGAATACATGTGGCAGTAACGGAAATGGCAGCCTTGTTCCCAAAA aaaCCCAAATCTGAACTGGTAAGGACTTCTTTGCGTCTGCTGACATCTAGTGCCTACAGACTCCAATCCGagtgcaaaaaaacccttcccgTGGAGACGTGCCCTACGACAGACATCCAGCTGGTCACACAGCAAGTTATCCAGTGCGCCTACGACATCGCCAAGGCTGCTAAACAGCTGGTTACCATCACAACCAAAGAGAACAACAACTGA
- the GIT2 gene encoding ARF GTPase-activating protein GIT2 isoform X2, producing MSKRLRSSEVCADCSAQDPCWASINRGILICDECCSVHRSLGRHISQVRHLKHTPWPPTLLQMVETLYNNGANSIWEHSLLDPASVMSGRRKASPQDKVHPNKAEFIRAKYQMLAFVHRLPCREDDSVTAKDLSKQLHSSVRTGNLETCLRLLSLGAQANFFHPEKGNTPLHVAAKAGQTLQAELLAVYGADPGTQDSNGKTPVDYARQGGHHELAERLVEIQYELTDRLAFYLCGRKPEHKNGQHFVIPQMADSLDLSELAKAAKKKLQSLSNHLFEELAMDVYDEVDRRETDAVWLATQNHSTLVTETTVVPFLPVNPEYSSTRNQGRQKLARFNAHEFTTLVIDILSDAKRRQQGNPLTGSKENVELILKSISNQHSSESQDNDQPDYDSVASDEDTDLETNAAKSNRQKSLDSDLSDGPVTAQEYMQVKNALVASEVKIQQLMKVNINLSDELRIMQKKLQTLQSENTNLRRQATTNIYQVQTGSEYTDPTNNSSLKRRPSARGSRPMSMYETGSGQKPYLPMGEVTYPEESITRLQPFPPHIGRSAFVTSSSSLPSFPSTLSWSRDESTRRASKLEKQSSVSESDYDNPTTPLELEETGSGRKGRQRSVIWQGEGSIPEDIDTAPSSSLPSTEDVIRKTEQITKNIQELLRAAQENKHDSYIPCSERIHVAVTEMAALFPKKPKSELVRTSLRLLTSSAYRLQSECKKTLPVETCPTTDIQLVTQQVIQCAYDIAKAAKQLVTITTKENNN from the exons ATGTCGAAGCGTCTGAGGAGCAGCGAGGTCTGCGCCGACTGCAGCGCCCAGG ATCCTTGTTGGGCATCTATAAACAGGGGGATTCTGATCTGTGATGAGTGCTGTAGTGTTCATCGAAGTTTGGGGCGTCATATCTCTCAAGTGAGACATCTCAAGCATACGCCATGGCCTCCAACACTGCTGCAG ATGGTTGAAACACTGTATAATAATGGTGCTAACTCCATATGGGAACATTCATTGCTGGACCCTGCCTCTGTTATGAGCGGAAGGCGCAAAGCTAGCCCGCAGGATAAAGTGCA TCCCAATAAAGCAGAATTCATTAGAGCTAAATATCAAATGTTAGCATTTGTTCATCGCTTGCCATGCCGTGAAGATGACAGTGTTACTGCCAAAGATCTTAGTAAG CAACTCCACTCCAGTGTAAGGACAGGGAACCTGGAGACATGTTTGCGATTACTCTCCTTAGGAGCCCAAGCCAACTTCTTTCATCCT GAGAAAGGAAACACCCCGCTCCATGTTGCTGCTAAGGCAGGACAGACATTACAAGCAGAATTATTAGCTGTTTATGGTGCTGATCCTGGCACGCAAGATTCCAATGGAAAAACTCCAGTTGACTATGCAAG ACAAGGTGGGCATCATGAACTCGCAGAGCGCCTGGTGGAAATTCAGTATGAGCTCACAGACAGGTTAGCTTTCTATCTCTGTGGCAGGAAACCAG AGCATAAAAATGGACAGCACTTTGTTATACCTCAGATGGCAGACAG TCTAGATTTATCAGAACTTGCAAAAGCAGCTAAGAAGAAGCTTCAGTCT CTAAGCAACCACTTATTTGAAGAGCTTGCCATGGATGTGTATGATGAAGTTGACAGGAGGGAAACAGATGCAG TTTGGCTTGCTACTCAGAATCATAGTACCCTTGTGACAGAGACCACAGTGGTCCCCTTTCTTCCCGTAAATCCTGAATATTCCTCAACCAGGAATCAG GGAAGACAGAAACTGGCTCGATTTAATGCCCATGAATTTACTACACTAGTTATAGATATTTTAAGTGATGCCAAACGAAGACAACAAGGGAATCCTCTCACTGGCTCAAAAG AAAATGTGGAACTGATACTCAAATCAATCAGCAATCAACATAGTAGTGAAAGTCAGGATAATGACCAGCCTGACTATGACAGCGTTGCTTCAGATGAAGATACAGATTTGGAAACAAATGCAGCTAAATCAAACAGACAGAAG AGCCTGGATTCAGACTTGTCAGATGGACCAGTGACAGCCCAAGAATATATGCAAGTTAAAAATGCACTGGTGGCTTCTGAGGTAAAGATTCAACAGTTAATGAAAGTGAACATCAACTTGAGTGATGAGCTGAGAATCATGCAGAAAAAG cttcaAACGCTACAGAGTGAAAATACCAACCTCAGAAGACAGGCCACAACCAATATATATCAGGTCCAAACTGGTTCTGAATACACAGACCCTACCAACAATTCTTCTTTAAAGCGGCGACCATCTGCACGGGGTAGCAGACCCATGTCTATGTATGAGACTGGATCAGGTCAGAAACCCTACCTCCCCATGGGAGAGGTCACATACCCAGAAGAAAGCATAACAAGACTGCAGCCTTTCCCTCCACAT ATCGGGAGGAGTGCGTTTGTGACCTCCTCTTCATCTCtaccttccttcccctccacgCTTTCCTGGTCAAGGGATGAAAGCACACGAAGG GCCTCAAAGCTGGAGAAGCAGAGCAGCGTGTCTGAGAGTGACTACGATAACCCTACCACCCCTCTGGAGCTGGAGGAGACGGG GTCAGGCAGGAAGGGCCGGCAGAGGAGTGTCATTTGGCAGGGGGAAGGCTCCATCCCTGAAGACATCGACACAGCCCCCAGCTCCAGTTTGCCCAGTACGGAAGACGTGATTCGGAAAACTGAGCAGATCACTAAGAATATTCAGGAGTTGCTGCGAGCAGCACAAGAGAACAAGCATGATAG CTATATACCATGCTCCGAGAGAATACATGTGGCAGTAACGGAAATGGCAGCCTTGTTCCCAAAA aaaCCCAAATCTGAACTGGTAAGGACTTCTTTGCGTCTGCTGACATCTAGTGCCTACAGACTCCAATCCGagtgcaaaaaaacccttcccgTGGAGACGTGCCCTACGACAGACATCCAGCTGGTCACACAGCAAGTTATCCAGTGCGCCTACGACATCGCCAAGGCTGCTAAACAGCTGGTTACCATCACAACCAAAGAGAACAACAACTGA